The Pseudomonas sp. SCA2728.1_7 DNA segment GCTCGCGATTGCGTCCTGTCAGTCACCACCTTCTTTGAATGCACTACCGCTATCGCGAGCAGGCTCACTCCTACAGTTGGAATGCATTCCCCTGTGGGAGCGAGCCTGCTCGCGAAGCTTTCGACCTTCAGGCGCCGAAGGCGTCCTTCAGAAAGCCGGGGGCGATGTAGCGCTGATAGTGCGCTTCCGACAGCAGGAAGAATTCCCGATCAATGGCATCGCGCAGTTCCGGCAGGTTCCAGTCACGAAACTCCGGCAGCAGCACCATCCCGTACGCTTCCAGATTAATGATCACCCGCGCACCCCGGGCAATCAGCTGATACGCCCAGCAATATTCCGACTGATGCGGCACGAAGCGGATCTTGCGCTGTTCCAGCTGCTCTCGCAGGCGCGCCGAATCGAAAATCTCGACCTTGCCCGCCATCACTTGTGACAGCAATTGCTCCAGACGCAGCCACACCGCGCGCTTT contains these protein-coding regions:
- a CDS encoding DUF1289 domain-containing protein; its protein translation is MPNQTIKTPCVGLCSTVYGDLVCRGCKRFHHEVIHWNGYNEEEKRAVWLRLEQLLSQVMAGKVEIFDSARLREQLEQRKIRFVPHQSEYCWAYQLIARGARVIINLEAYGMVLLPEFRDWNLPELRDAIDREFFLLSEAHYQRYIAPGFLKDAFGA